The proteins below are encoded in one region of Halodesulfovibrio sp. MK-HDV:
- a CDS encoding substrate-binding domain-containing protein — translation MNKSFQPTIRDIAREATVSIATVSRYLNMPEKVRKETGERIQRIIDKHNYRCNFAAKALATQRTKTIGYIIPAVNNQIYSECARGVQDEAQLHGYQVFIASAEYNRQREKQMVENFLERRVDGIILTVSDSMGDIAQKLFQEKIPSVNLFNKQGCLPCVSVDNVKASYDATEYLIKLGHRSFAMLGVPFTASDRCRMRYEGFLHCLQDHDIPTHPQSFVQISSNTLDCSEGVEKLMNSSNPPTAIFASNDLVAINTISALRRLGFEIPKDVSVIGFDDIPMAKHVWPPLTTVLQPGYRMGRQAAAVLLDILRTGKHPEEKIPPVQHDLIIRESSGVPPR, via the coding sequence ATGAACAAATCTTTCCAGCCGACAATTAGGGATATTGCCCGTGAGGCAACAGTTTCCATTGCAACTGTTTCGCGTTATCTGAACATGCCTGAGAAGGTACGTAAGGAAACCGGGGAACGAATTCAACGCATCATCGATAAGCACAACTACCGATGTAACTTTGCGGCTAAAGCACTTGCTACCCAGCGTACGAAGACAATCGGATACATTATTCCGGCTGTTAACAACCAAATTTACAGCGAGTGCGCCCGCGGCGTGCAGGATGAAGCACAACTTCATGGCTATCAAGTTTTCATCGCCAGTGCGGAATACAACCGCCAGCGTGAAAAACAAATGGTAGAAAACTTTCTTGAGCGTCGCGTCGACGGTATTATTCTTACCGTCTCTGACTCCATGGGCGACATCGCGCAGAAACTGTTTCAGGAAAAAATTCCTTCAGTGAACCTGTTTAATAAACAGGGCTGCCTGCCATGTGTTTCTGTGGACAACGTTAAAGCCAGCTACGATGCTACTGAGTACCTGATTAAACTCGGTCACAGAAGTTTCGCTATGCTTGGTGTGCCGTTTACTGCGTCTGACCGTTGTCGTATGCGTTATGAAGGGTTCCTTCATTGCTTGCAGGATCATGATATTCCGACCCATCCCCAGAGTTTTGTACAAATTTCTTCTAATACTCTGGACTGCTCTGAAGGCGTCGAAAAATTAATGAACTCCTCAAATCCTCCGACAGCGATTTTTGCTTCAAACGATCTTGTAGCAATTAACACAATCAGCGCATTGCGCCGTCTCGGCTTTGAAATTCCTAAAGATGTATCTGTTATCGGGTTTGATGACATTCCTATGGCAAAACACGTCTGGCCGCCGCTTACTACGGTATTGCAGCCGGGCTACCGCATGGGGCGTCAGGCTGCTGCGGTGCTGCTTGATATTTTACGTACAGGCAAACATCCGGAAGAAAAAATTCCACCCGTTCAGCATGATCTCATTATTCGAGAGTCTTCTGGGGTTCCTCCTCGCTAG
- a CDS encoding BCCT family transporter: MSSTSNLTNSDGAKLKFDVHPYIFFISAGLIILLVGLTIYLGKDIKDFFGIIQTGISTYTGWFFVLTMNVILACVLLFMFSRFGDIRLGGDDAVPEFSTAAWFAMLFSAGMGIGLLFYGVAEPMFHFISSPFSDTPGSPEAARRAMDLTFLHWGLHPWSVYALVGLSLAFFSFNKGYPLTIRSAFVPLLGDRVNGPIGYAIDISATVATLFGVATSLGVGVQQVNAGLFHVFGVPQTTNVQLMLICGITLIATYSVVRGLDAGIRKLSEINIGLAVTLMLFVLILGPTLFILNALVENIGIYLQNFMQLSTWNETYENSSWQNGWTVFYWGWWIGWSPFVGMFIARISKGRTIREFIAGVLLVPTFVTFVWITVFGNSALYIDMFGGGGIAKAVQENVPVSLFVLLEHFPFASFTSVLGILVVISFFVTSSDSGSLVIDIITANGNPDPPTPQRVFWALMEGAVAAALLYGGGLMALQTATIASGLPFGVILLFMVYSLFKGLKDYSGPQQFYIDTDKKPKKMSITPRAFPAKRRRHKIR; the protein is encoded by the coding sequence TTGAGCTCTACTTCAAACCTCACCAACAGTGATGGGGCGAAATTAAAATTTGATGTACATCCGTATATTTTCTTTATTTCTGCTGGATTAATTATCTTACTTGTTGGTCTTACCATCTACCTCGGTAAAGATATTAAAGACTTTTTCGGGATAATTCAGACAGGCATCTCTACATATACAGGGTGGTTTTTCGTTCTTACCATGAACGTGATTCTAGCTTGTGTTCTTCTTTTTATGTTCTCCAGATTCGGAGACATTCGGCTTGGCGGTGATGACGCCGTTCCGGAATTCAGTACTGCCGCATGGTTTGCCATGCTCTTTAGTGCAGGCATGGGTATTGGTCTTCTTTTCTACGGCGTTGCCGAACCAATGTTCCATTTTATATCTTCACCGTTTTCAGATACTCCAGGCTCACCGGAAGCCGCACGCAGGGCAATGGATTTAACCTTCCTGCACTGGGGATTACACCCTTGGAGCGTCTACGCCCTTGTTGGCCTTTCTCTGGCATTTTTCTCATTCAACAAAGGGTATCCGTTAACAATCCGTTCTGCTTTTGTACCACTGCTTGGGGACAGAGTTAACGGACCTATCGGGTACGCCATTGATATTTCTGCAACCGTTGCTACCCTGTTTGGTGTTGCTACCTCTCTTGGTGTCGGTGTTCAGCAGGTTAATGCCGGTTTATTTCATGTCTTCGGCGTGCCGCAGACAACCAATGTTCAGCTCATGCTCATTTGCGGAATTACGCTTATTGCAACGTACTCAGTAGTGCGCGGGCTGGATGCAGGTATTCGTAAGCTTAGTGAAATCAACATCGGCCTTGCTGTTACGCTGATGCTTTTTGTGCTTATACTTGGCCCTACCTTGTTTATCCTCAATGCTCTTGTTGAAAACATTGGTATTTACCTGCAAAACTTCATGCAGCTTTCTACTTGGAATGAAACGTACGAAAACTCCTCATGGCAGAACGGTTGGACCGTGTTCTACTGGGGTTGGTGGATCGGGTGGTCACCATTCGTAGGTATGTTTATTGCCCGAATCTCCAAAGGTCGTACTATCCGCGAATTTATCGCCGGCGTACTTCTTGTTCCAACATTTGTTACCTTTGTGTGGATTACCGTTTTCGGTAACAGCGCATTGTACATCGACATGTTCGGTGGTGGTGGCATTGCTAAGGCCGTACAGGAAAACGTTCCTGTCTCCTTGTTCGTACTTCTGGAACACTTCCCGTTTGCTTCTTTCACAAGCGTACTCGGTATTCTTGTTGTAATCAGCTTCTTTGTAACTTCGTCGGACTCCGGTTCGCTGGTTATTGATATCATAACCGCAAACGGTAACCCTGATCCGCCTACTCCGCAGCGAGTGTTCTGGGCACTGATGGAAGGTGCTGTAGCAGCCGCGTTGTTGTACGGTGGTGGGTTGATGGCTCTGCAAACTGCGACGATTGCGTCCGGCTTACCTTTCGGGGTAATCCTGCTCTTTATGGTCTATAGTTTGTTTAAAGGGCTTAAAGACTACTCAGGGCCGCAGCAGTTCTACATTGATACTGACAAAAAGCCTAAAAAAATGAGTATCACACCAAGAGCATTTCCGGCTAAACGTCGTCGCCACAAAATTCGCTAG
- a CDS encoding serine protease — protein MYTTSAEKFTGGCMMLMRQNEGGASFLGSCFLVHEEGYMLTTSHIFGDNHEDLCVVPYSPESTEFQTISREHVRSIPVEVINVDKERDIALLAIDVDADITMPDFLLGNAETLRLGSPLVSLGYPFGFQNMHHLTAVSSVVSSKLTSPLGNNHILFDTRVHAGDVGGPLISVNEDRIIGIVCGRYCPMADGSSISSYTREQALDTDLSYAISIEYGIALMEAEELEVL, from the coding sequence ATGTATACTACTTCTGCAGAAAAATTCACTGGCGGCTGCATGATGCTTATGCGTCAGAATGAAGGCGGCGCCAGCTTCTTAGGGTCTTGTTTTTTGGTACACGAAGAAGGCTACATGCTTACCACAAGCCATATCTTCGGGGATAACCACGAAGACCTTTGTGTTGTACCGTACTCTCCTGAGAGCACAGAATTTCAGACTATCAGTCGTGAGCATGTTCGCTCCATTCCTGTTGAAGTAATCAATGTCGATAAGGAGCGCGATATCGCGTTGCTGGCGATTGATGTGGATGCAGATATTACTATGCCTGATTTTCTGCTCGGCAATGCCGAGACTCTGCGCCTTGGTTCACCGCTCGTAAGCTTGGGGTACCCGTTTGGTTTCCAGAACATGCATCACCTTACAGCTGTAAGCTCTGTTGTAAGTTCCAAGCTTACTTCTCCGCTCGGTAATAACCATATTCTTTTTGATACTCGAGTACATGCCGGCGATGTCGGCGGACCACTCATCAGTGTTAACGAAGATCGCATTATTGGGATTGTTTGTGGCCGTTACTGCCCTATGGCAGATGGCAGCTCTATTTCTTCCTACACACGCGAGCAAGCTCTTGATACCGACTTGTCGTATGCAATCTCCATTGAATACGGCATCGCATTGATGGAAGCAGAAGAGCTTGAGGTTCTGTAA
- the purE gene encoding 5-(carboxyamino)imidazole ribonucleotide mutase, whose amino-acid sequence MPQVAIFMGSASDEDTMRPCTQLLDQLKISYIFTVSSAHRTPERTENLVDSLEADGCQVFICAAGMAAHLAGAVAARTLKPVIGVPVTASNLSGLDAMLATVQMPPGYPVATVALDKAGAKNAAWLAAQIIALKDESIAANLKAAREDGKAAVIKSAEELEARYAK is encoded by the coding sequence ATGCCTCAAGTTGCTATATTCATGGGCAGTGCTTCAGACGAAGACACTATGCGCCCGTGTACACAGCTATTAGATCAACTTAAGATATCGTACATCTTCACCGTGAGCTCTGCTCACAGAACACCTGAACGCACAGAAAATCTGGTGGACTCTCTCGAAGCAGACGGTTGTCAGGTATTTATTTGCGCTGCTGGCATGGCTGCACACCTTGCCGGTGCTGTAGCTGCACGTACCCTTAAACCTGTTATCGGTGTACCTGTGACTGCATCCAACCTTTCCGGTCTGGACGCAATGCTCGCAACCGTACAGATGCCTCCGGGATACCCTGTTGCAACTGTTGCACTTGATAAAGCTGGTGCCAAAAACGCTGCATGGCTTGCTGCACAGATCATCGCTCTTAAAGACGAAAGCATCGCAGCAAACCTCAAAGCCGCACGTGAAGACGGTAAAGCCGCTGTTATCAAAAGCGCGGAAGAACTCGAAGCACGTTACGCCAAGTAG
- the purD gene encoding phosphoribosylamine--glycine ligase yields MRILIVGSGGREHALAWKLRQSATVEEIFIAPGNGGTALEGTNVPINADDLPALVAFAKEKAIDLVVPGPELPLVLGIKDALDLEGIPCFGPNAFAAQLEGSKAFAKKIMQEAGVPTAAFGVFEEFSEARDFVLEKGAPIVVKADGLAAGKGVIVAQTTDEAIQALEEIMVQKSFGDSGKHVVVEECLVGEEASFICFCDGNTVKPLPSSQDHKAVFEGDTGPNTGGMGAYSPAPVLPASRYDEIIESVMKPVVNLLGKKDKPFIGILYAGIMMTENGPYVLEFNVRFGDPECQPLLMRLDCDLAEVMMACVQGKLAETPLPIKDETTLGVVVAADGYPGSYPKGMAISGFAEAEALGNVKVFQGGTTIKDGQTVSNGGRVLCVTALGVDLAAAQKRAYEALEFVKMDNAYFRKDIGFKGFK; encoded by the coding sequence GTGCGGATTCTTATCGTGGGTTCCGGTGGACGTGAACACGCCCTCGCATGGAAACTTCGTCAGAGTGCAACAGTTGAAGAAATCTTCATCGCCCCGGGTAATGGTGGTACTGCGCTCGAAGGTACAAACGTACCAATTAATGCAGACGACCTGCCCGCACTGGTGGCTTTCGCCAAGGAAAAGGCTATTGATCTCGTTGTTCCGGGTCCTGAATTACCTTTGGTTCTCGGAATCAAAGATGCTCTCGATCTGGAAGGGATTCCCTGCTTTGGCCCAAATGCATTTGCAGCCCAGCTAGAAGGCTCTAAAGCATTTGCCAAAAAGATTATGCAGGAAGCCGGTGTACCCACTGCTGCGTTCGGAGTATTTGAAGAATTTTCTGAAGCCCGTGATTTCGTCCTGGAAAAAGGCGCACCTATCGTTGTTAAGGCAGACGGCCTTGCAGCAGGTAAAGGTGTTATCGTTGCCCAGACCACGGATGAAGCCATTCAGGCGCTTGAAGAAATCATGGTGCAGAAGTCCTTTGGCGACTCAGGGAAACATGTTGTTGTTGAAGAGTGTCTTGTTGGTGAAGAAGCATCATTTATCTGCTTCTGCGACGGCAATACTGTAAAACCTCTTCCATCTTCTCAGGATCACAAGGCAGTGTTCGAGGGCGATACCGGCCCTAACACTGGCGGCATGGGTGCCTACAGCCCTGCACCAGTACTGCCTGCAAGCCGCTATGATGAGATTATTGAATCCGTCATGAAGCCGGTTGTGAATCTGCTGGGTAAAAAAGATAAACCGTTTATCGGCATCCTCTACGCAGGTATCATGATGACCGAAAACGGCCCGTACGTGCTTGAATTCAACGTTCGTTTTGGTGATCCGGAATGTCAGCCACTGCTGATGCGCCTTGATTGCGACCTTGCGGAAGTTATGATGGCATGTGTTCAGGGCAAACTTGCGGAAACCCCGCTCCCAATCAAAGATGAAACAACTCTTGGCGTTGTTGTTGCTGCTGACGGCTACCCGGGAAGCTACCCTAAAGGTATGGCTATCTCTGGCTTTGCAGAAGCAGAAGCACTCGGCAATGTAAAAGTATTTCAGGGTGGAACGACCATCAAAGATGGTCAGACCGTATCTAATGGCGGACGCGTTCTTTGTGTAACAGCCCTTGGTGTTGACCTTGCTGCGGCACAAAAACGTGCTTACGAAGCCCTTGAATTTGTCAAAATGGATAACGCATACTTCCGTAAAGACATTGGTTTTAAAGGGTTTAAATAA
- a CDS encoding mechanosensitive ion channel family protein, giving the protein MFDMQTLYSMASVWALNGGKNLLYAIVIIVVGWWAASYIAKLLRASLDRSRMDPLQAGFIATIVRYGIIIAVILAAASQVGINITSLIAVFGAAALAIGLAVKDNLSNFSSGMLLVFFRPFTKGDFVEVSSATGTIEATNLFSTVLNTADNKKVFIPNSLVMNNIITNYSANPTRRLDLSIGIDYNADIITAKKTLLTILETHPVIRSTPEPVVAVEALADSSVNITVRAWVPTAQYLSTKFELLEESKNALTEQGISIPFPQMDIHMDK; this is encoded by the coding sequence ATGTTTGATATGCAGACCCTGTATTCCATGGCATCCGTATGGGCACTTAATGGCGGAAAAAATTTGCTGTATGCAATTGTAATCATTGTTGTCGGTTGGTGGGCTGCCAGTTACATCGCCAAGCTTCTTCGAGCATCACTTGATCGATCTCGTATGGACCCGCTGCAAGCAGGTTTCATAGCAACCATTGTCCGCTACGGGATTATCATCGCGGTAATTCTAGCCGCCGCATCACAAGTCGGCATCAACATTACGTCACTTATTGCGGTATTCGGTGCCGCTGCTCTGGCCATTGGTCTTGCTGTAAAAGACAACCTCTCAAACTTTTCATCCGGCATGTTGCTTGTCTTTTTCCGTCCGTTCACCAAAGGCGATTTTGTTGAAGTTTCAAGCGCAACAGGAACTATCGAAGCAACAAACCTTTTCAGCACAGTACTCAACACCGCAGACAACAAAAAAGTATTCATCCCTAACAGCCTTGTGATGAACAATATTATTACCAACTACAGCGCCAATCCGACCCGTAGATTAGATCTTTCCATTGGCATTGATTACAATGCTGATATTATTACAGCGAAAAAAACTCTACTCACCATTCTCGAAACACACCCTGTTATTCGTTCCACGCCTGAACCTGTTGTTGCGGTAGAAGCCCTTGCAGACAGCAGCGTAAACATCACAGTGCGCGCATGGGTGCCGACTGCTCAATATCTTTCCACAAAATTTGAACTGCTCGAGGAAAGTAAAAATGCGCTGACAGAACAGGGTATTTCCATTCCATTTCCTCAAATGGATATCCACATGGATAAATAG
- a CDS encoding universal stress protein produces the protein MFFEKILVPVDGSKHALLAKRRALAIAESMDAEIVLVHVLDRIPSIIGGSAREELRKEMKAEAQKVFDQYIPGLEAKNIKYKTRIESGRPFDAICTVVKDEGCDLICIGARGLSEVEGLLLGSVSSAIISHCTTPVLVVR, from the coding sequence ATGTTTTTCGAAAAAATTCTTGTTCCGGTAGACGGCTCTAAACATGCTTTACTTGCAAAACGTAGAGCTCTTGCTATTGCTGAAAGCATGGATGCTGAAATCGTTTTAGTACACGTACTTGATCGTATTCCATCTATCATCGGCGGTAGTGCTCGTGAAGAGCTGCGTAAAGAAATGAAAGCTGAAGCACAGAAAGTGTTTGACCAGTACATTCCGGGCTTAGAAGCAAAAAACATCAAATACAAAACACGTATTGAATCCGGTCGTCCTTTTGATGCTATTTGCACTGTTGTAAAAGATGAAGGTTGCGACCTGATTTGTATCGGAGCACGTGGATTGAGCGAAGTAGAAGGATTACTGCTGGGCAGCGTATCTTCTGCAATCATCTCTCACTGCACAACACCAGTTCTGGTTGTTCGATAG
- the cls gene encoding cardiolipin synthase: MSPYVLLFNFFFILSLLGAGHALLTRKQPNSALVWVTLCLSLPVVGVLAYVVFGVNRVRRSATRLREEFEQQNITGYLKPPDHRAHTCLLKELPEELIMMEKIGRAVTGTFPLKGNNIEPLYNGQQAYPAMLDAIKNANESVYLSTFLLDKDPVGRRFINSLVAAHKRGVHVAVLIDGFGLLLSWRSVIRILKKHGVPATVFLPLSLVPPQIRLNLRNHRKLLAVDGKVGFTGGMNIGGTRNSKGNRRLTDMHYRLTGPIVSQLQQIFMEDWAYAKGAAHQPLPAPMDHTGDILARVIKDGPDNPNNPLHTSIIATISAAKHSVRIITPYFLPSAELISVISVAALRGIAVTIILPVKSNWPFVHWASRNYFKDLLEAGVRIFYQPQPFCHTKLFVVDDCYVQFGSANMDPRSLRLNFELNVEVLDMGLAQQLITHVDEIVLRSEEVTHREIVLRPLPVRIRDAFFWLFSPYL; this comes from the coding sequence ATGTCTCCTTACGTTTTATTATTCAATTTCTTTTTCATACTGTCTCTTCTCGGAGCCGGACATGCGTTGCTGACTCGAAAGCAGCCGAATTCAGCTCTGGTATGGGTCACGCTTTGTCTATCGCTTCCCGTAGTCGGAGTGCTCGCGTACGTGGTCTTCGGCGTAAACCGTGTAAGGCGAAGTGCTACAAGGCTGCGCGAAGAATTTGAACAGCAAAACATAACAGGGTATCTCAAGCCGCCGGATCACAGGGCGCACACCTGTTTACTTAAAGAGTTGCCCGAAGAGCTTATCATGATGGAAAAGATCGGTCGCGCAGTGACTGGTACTTTTCCCCTCAAGGGAAACAATATTGAGCCCTTGTACAATGGGCAGCAAGCATATCCCGCCATGCTCGATGCGATTAAAAACGCAAATGAGTCTGTTTACCTCTCCACCTTTCTTCTTGATAAAGACCCCGTCGGAAGGCGTTTCATAAATAGCCTTGTTGCAGCCCACAAACGTGGCGTGCACGTTGCCGTCCTCATAGACGGGTTCGGTCTCTTACTTTCATGGCGATCTGTAATTCGGATTCTAAAAAAACACGGCGTTCCTGCCACAGTTTTCCTCCCCTTAAGTCTCGTTCCGCCACAAATTCGTTTGAACTTGCGCAATCACAGAAAGCTACTTGCAGTTGATGGCAAAGTAGGGTTCACGGGCGGGATGAATATCGGCGGAACCCGCAATTCCAAAGGGAATCGTCGGCTTACAGACATGCACTACAGGCTGACAGGGCCTATCGTCTCTCAGCTTCAGCAAATTTTTATGGAAGACTGGGCGTACGCAAAAGGTGCAGCACACCAGCCGCTTCCAGCTCCTATGGATCATACCGGAGATATTCTCGCGAGAGTGATAAAAGACGGGCCGGACAATCCAAACAATCCTCTTCATACATCCATCATTGCGACAATCAGTGCAGCCAAGCATTCAGTACGAATCATAACGCCCTATTTCCTGCCTTCAGCAGAGCTTATAAGCGTGATTTCAGTAGCAGCGCTGCGTGGGATAGCCGTGACCATTATTCTGCCCGTCAAGTCCAATTGGCCGTTCGTACATTGGGCAAGCCGAAACTATTTTAAAGATCTACTCGAGGCAGGGGTACGCATTTTCTATCAGCCGCAGCCATTCTGTCATACAAAGCTATTCGTTGTAGATGACTGTTACGTTCAGTTCGGTTCCGCCAACATGGATCCGCGCAGTCTACGGCTCAATTTTGAGCTGAATGTCGAAGTGCTCGACATGGGGCTTGCGCAGCAGCTCATTACGCACGTTGACGAAATCGTCCTTCGGTCTGAAGAAGTGACGCATCGCGAAATTGTGCTGCGGCCGCTCCCCGTCCGCATTCGTGACGCCTTCTTTTGGCTTTTTTCCCCGTATCTGTAG
- a CDS encoding SIS domain-containing protein, with amino-acid sequence MNKCICTPAGDWLAKGRQAIQIEIEGLETVKANLDESFVSAVELLAACKGRVIITGLGKSGLVGRKLAATLSSTGTASFYLHPVEGAHGDLGMIREEDVVVSISNSGETDELNAVLPSMRSLGVSVISLTGGTTSTMARLSDIVINTGVPKEACPLDLAPTSSTTATIAIGDALAACLIEAKAFTAADFKRYHPGGALGQRLTMSIDALILRESDPVVRQETPLAEALLVMDKGHLGSVVFTDDKCCLTGILTDGDLRRLICQGALDMKQPSSNIMVKDPYRAKKGSSVAELLDFMEEKAITVLPVVDENGTLCGIVHMHDLLGKGRVKFSR; translated from the coding sequence ATGAATAAGTGTATCTGCACACCCGCTGGCGACTGGCTGGCAAAAGGCCGTCAAGCTATCCAGATCGAAATTGAAGGTCTGGAAACCGTTAAGGCTAACCTTGATGAATCCTTTGTAAGCGCTGTCGAACTGCTTGCAGCATGTAAGGGCCGTGTTATTATTACCGGTCTTGGCAAATCCGGCCTTGTCGGACGTAAGCTTGCAGCTACCCTGTCTTCCACAGGGACTGCGTCTTTCTACCTGCATCCAGTCGAAGGCGCCCACGGCGACCTCGGCATGATTCGCGAAGAAGACGTTGTGGTGTCCATATCTAACTCCGGAGAAACTGACGAACTTAACGCAGTTCTTCCGTCAATGCGCTCCCTCGGAGTGTCCGTGATCTCCTTAACTGGCGGCACCACATCGACAATGGCGCGTCTTTCAGACATCGTCATTAATACCGGTGTGCCTAAAGAAGCCTGCCCGCTTGACCTTGCTCCAACAAGCTCAACAACTGCAACCATCGCCATCGGTGATGCACTCGCAGCGTGCCTGATTGAAGCAAAAGCATTTACCGCGGCAGACTTTAAACGCTACCACCCAGGTGGAGCGTTAGGACAGCGTCTGACCATGTCCATCGATGCACTCATTCTTCGCGAATCTGATCCTGTTGTACGACAGGAAACACCACTCGCTGAAGCACTGCTCGTTATGGATAAAGGACATCTCGGATCTGTCGTATTCACCGATGACAAGTGTTGCCTCACCGGCATCCTCACTGATGGCGATCTTCGCCGTCTTATCTGTCAAGGTGCACTCGATATGAAACAGCCTTCATCTAACATCATGGTCAAAGATCCCTACAGAGCCAAAAAGGGTTCTTCCGTAGCGGAACTTCTCGACTTCATGGAAGAGAAAGCTATTACCGTTCTGCCAGTAGTGGATGAGAACGGTACCCTCTGCGGCATCGTGCACATGCACGACCTGCTCGGCAAAGGGCGCGTGAAATTCAGTAGGTAA